A region of Micromonospora sp. WMMD882 DNA encodes the following proteins:
- a CDS encoding type I polyketide synthase translates to MTEDPKRGEQSALLRAFLAIEELEAELDEVRRARHEPIAIIGAGCRFPGGGDGPAAFWRLLRDGVDAAGDVPADRWDLADFYDPDPDRPGRMYTRQGHFVDGVDQFDPAFFGIAPREAASLDPQQRMLLEVAWEALEHAGQVPDRLVGSPTGVFVGIMTNDYLQLQTGAGDPTQLDLYAGTGNDLSFPAGRLSYLLGLQGPSMAVTTACSSSLVALHLAVRSLRAGECDQALVGGVNAMLAPDAFVTLSKMKALAVDGRCKTFDASADGYGRGEGCGVVVVKRLSDAQRDGDRVLAVVRGTAVNHDGPSGGLTVPNGLAQQALLRAALADAGVEPADVDYVEAHGTGTSLGDPIEVRALASVLGRGRPVDRPVLVGSVKTNIGHLEAAAGVAGLIKLVLALRHEQVPPHLHFRTPNPHIDWDGLPIQVPVAPRPWPRGERPRIAGLSSFGMSGTNAHVVVGEAPEAVEVGVSERSVHVLPLSARDEVALRVLAQRYVDLLDRPGGPAWGVVCAGAAVTRSRFGCRLAVVASDVVEGVSRLRGWLAGEADPRFVVSGVVVPGSGVRVGWLFTGQGAQYVGMARGLYESVSVFRVELDRCAAVLDVELGRSLLEVLFSSGDDASVLDGTGFTQPVLFAVEWALAAVWRSWGVVPDVVGGHSVGELVAACVAGVLSVEDGLRLVVARAGLMQGLPSGGGMVAVALSEDAVLPLLVGSGVVVAAVNSPVETVVAGSVEALDVLRGRLAVDGVKSSVLRVSHAFHSPLMEPMVSAFRDVAGSVEFRRPERTVVSGVTGAVADGSMGSADYWVGHVLAPVRFADGVRALVGEGCSVVQEIGPHPVLLASARLCVDDDGGVLWLPSLRRGRDDWRQMMTAVANLFVRGVELDWVAVTAGVPSRVVDLPTYPFQRQRYWSAPKPGSQSRRRAGGHPLLGQRLRAPALRDTVFEAALSATAYPLLAEHRLHDQLVVPGAHHVAMLLAAATENGVQAPGLRDVLFVRPLVLPESGDRPAQTVLSATDATMRLVTFDDPDWTEYVAARLDPDAVPDEAAPDLDAITGACDRPLGDLDAFYRRVTDAGLSLGPSFRWLDEVRVGDGVAVGEIRTPDALDTGVPYPVHPGLLDACFQLLGLSRPQPDGGLAVHVPFRVDRLRVTPSDGTGLRAYARSSATGTEVVGDVVVADRAGRVVVELRGLRLRHVDPAALRRPPARGDDLRYELTWPVADLTASAGVAPGRWLVFADAGGVGREVAALLAAAGHTCALVRPGAAFTVDGPNAYRIDPGRAGDVARLLDAVGDADWRGVLHLWALDGPADPDVDLTDLQQAQRTVLESTLHLVRTLATRSMSPRTYLVTRGGQAVGEPAGPLALAQAPLWGLGGTVALEHPELRCVRVDLDPGDDSPAGDAAFLVAEVSADDREDQVARRDGQRHVARLARCAVDGNAPLAVPAVESYRLEVATPGVLDRLALRPVARRTPAVGQVELRVRATGLNFRDVLNALDMYPGEAGPLGLECVGEVVALGADVAGLAVGDRVVALAPASFGSFVTVDANLVAPLPAVVGDADGATIPVTFLTARYALDRIARLGPGDRVLIHAAAGGVGLAAVQLAQAVGAEVYATASPAKWPTLRRLGVRRLSNSRTLAFAEEIRQWTGGAGVDVVLNSLTGDFIVESLRLLRPGGRFVEIGKREIWSAEQVARLRDDVSYTAFDLVELSRDEPATVRALLAELMRRFADGELQPLPSRVFGLPRAVDAFRHMAQARHVGKIVVSHDPVAAEPDELVRPDGTYLVTGGLGGLGRHVARWLVERGARTLVLVGRSAGSDDSRADVAALRAAGARVEVVRADITRADEVSRLVGEVTASLPPLRGVFHAAGVLDDGILLQQEWSRFARVLGPKVAGAWHLHRATHRLDLDFFVLFSSVAALLGSAGQGNYAAGNAFLDLLAAERRRQGLPGLSVDWGPWRGAGMAAGLDDDRQWAARGMGLIDPERGVAELAALLGQPRAQVGVVAVEWGAYLRQYPSGRRPPLLDDLAAATGVDAAGPAAGGSDHRALVTLLADAAPDDRADLIVAHVRELAARVLGVAAAHTLETRRPLNELGLDSLMAVELRNALSLSVDRSLPATVLFDYPTVEALAGFVAGELAPAEPAAPAGPPPTRAATPAAEPDRDAWLAEIAQLSDAEVEALLEQELSPSPKDRHE, encoded by the coding sequence ATGACCGAAGACCCGAAGCGCGGAGAACAGTCCGCGCTGCTGCGCGCGTTCCTCGCCATCGAGGAGCTGGAAGCCGAGCTGGACGAGGTACGGCGGGCCCGGCACGAGCCGATCGCCATCATCGGGGCGGGCTGCCGTTTCCCCGGCGGCGGTGACGGTCCGGCCGCCTTCTGGCGGTTGCTGCGCGACGGCGTCGACGCGGCCGGCGACGTGCCTGCCGACCGCTGGGACCTCGCCGACTTCTACGACCCGGACCCGGACCGCCCCGGCCGGATGTACACCCGGCAAGGGCACTTCGTCGACGGCGTCGACCAGTTCGACCCGGCGTTCTTCGGCATCGCCCCCCGCGAGGCCGCCAGCCTCGACCCGCAGCAGCGGATGCTGCTGGAGGTCGCGTGGGAGGCGCTGGAACACGCCGGGCAGGTGCCGGACCGGCTCGTCGGCAGCCCCACCGGGGTGTTCGTCGGGATCATGACCAACGACTACCTCCAGTTGCAGACCGGCGCCGGCGACCCCACCCAGCTCGACCTCTACGCCGGCACCGGCAACGACCTGAGCTTCCCGGCCGGGCGGCTGTCGTACCTGCTGGGGTTGCAGGGGCCGAGCATGGCGGTCACCACGGCGTGCTCGTCGTCGCTGGTGGCGCTGCACCTCGCCGTACGGAGTCTGCGGGCCGGCGAGTGTGACCAGGCACTGGTGGGCGGGGTCAACGCGATGCTCGCCCCGGACGCGTTCGTGACGCTGTCGAAGATGAAGGCGCTGGCCGTGGACGGCCGGTGCAAGACGTTCGACGCGTCCGCCGACGGCTACGGCCGGGGTGAGGGCTGCGGCGTGGTCGTCGTGAAACGGCTGTCCGACGCGCAGCGCGACGGTGACCGGGTTCTCGCCGTGGTGCGGGGCACCGCCGTCAACCACGACGGCCCGAGCGGCGGGCTGACCGTGCCGAACGGGTTGGCGCAGCAGGCGTTGCTGCGGGCGGCGTTGGCGGATGCGGGTGTCGAGCCGGCTGATGTGGACTATGTGGAGGCGCACGGCACCGGCACCTCCCTCGGCGACCCGATCGAGGTACGCGCCCTCGCGTCGGTGCTGGGCCGGGGCCGGCCGGTCGATCGTCCGGTGTTGGTGGGTTCGGTGAAGACGAACATCGGGCATCTGGAGGCTGCCGCCGGGGTGGCGGGTCTGATCAAGTTGGTGTTGGCGTTGCGGCACGAGCAGGTGCCGCCGCATCTGCACTTCCGCACCCCGAACCCGCACATCGACTGGGACGGCCTGCCGATCCAGGTGCCGGTGGCCCCCAGGCCCTGGCCGCGCGGTGAGCGGCCCCGGATCGCCGGGCTCAGTTCGTTCGGGATGAGTGGGACGAATGCGCATGTGGTGGTTGGTGAGGCGCCGGAGGCTGTTGAGGTGGGGGTGTCGGAGCGTTCGGTTCATGTGTTGCCGTTGTCGGCGCGGGATGAGGTGGCGTTGCGGGTGTTGGCGCAGCGGTATGTGGATTTGTTGGATAGGCCGGGTGGGCCTGCTTGGGGTGTGGTGTGTGCGGGTGCGGCGGTGACGCGTTCGCGTTTTGGGTGTCGGTTGGCGGTGGTGGCGTCTGATGTGGTGGAGGGGGTGTCGCGTTTGCGGGGGTGGTTGGCGGGTGAGGCGGATCCTCGTTTCGTGGTGTCGGGTGTGGTGGTGCCGGGTTCGGGGGTGCGGGTGGGGTGGTTGTTTACGGGTCAGGGTGCGCAGTATGTGGGTATGGCGCGTGGGTTGTATGAGTCGGTGTCGGTGTTTCGGGTGGAGTTGGATCGGTGTGCGGCGGTGTTGGATGTGGAGTTGGGTCGGTCGTTGTTGGAGGTGTTGTTTTCGTCGGGTGATGATGCGTCGGTTTTGGATGGGACGGGTTTTACGCAGCCGGTGTTGTTTGCGGTGGAGTGGGCTTTGGCGGCGGTGTGGCGGTCGTGGGGTGTGGTGCCGGATGTGGTGGGGGGTCATAGTGTGGGTGAGTTGGTGGCGGCGTGTGTGGCGGGTGTGTTGTCGGTGGAGGATGGGTTGCGTTTGGTGGTGGCGCGGGCTGGTTTGATGCAGGGGTTGCCGTCGGGTGGGGGGATGGTGGCGGTGGCTTTGTCGGAGGATGCGGTGTTGCCGTTGTTGGTGGGTTCGGGTGTGGTGGTGGCGGCGGTGAATAGTCCGGTGGAGACGGTGGTGGCGGGTTCGGTTGAGGCGTTGGATGTGTTGCGGGGGCGGTTGGCGGTGGATGGGGTGAAGTCGTCGGTGTTGCGGGTGTCGCATGCGTTTCATTCGCCGTTGATGGAGCCGATGGTGTCGGCGTTTCGGGATGTTGCTGGTTCGGTGGAGTTTCGGCGGCCGGAGCGGACGGTGGTGTCGGGTGTGACTGGTGCGGTGGCTGATGGGTCGATGGGGTCGGCGGATTATTGGGTGGGGCATGTGTTGGCGCCGGTGCGGTTTGCTGATGGTGTGCGGGCGTTGGTGGGTGAGGGTTGTTCGGTGGTGCAGGAGATTGGTCCGCATCCGGTGTTGTTGGCGTCGGCGCGGCTGTGTGTGGATGACGATGGTGGGGTGTTGTGGTTGCCGTCGTTGCGGCGTGGTCGTGATGACTGGCGGCAGATGATGACGGCGGTGGCGAATCTTTTTGTGCGGGGTGTGGAGTTGGATTGGGTGGCGGTGACGGCGGGGGTTCCGTCCCGGGTGGTGGATCTGCCGACGTACCCGTTCCAACGCCAACGCTACTGGTCCGCGCCGAAGCCGGGCAGCCAGAGCCGTCGCCGTGCCGGCGGTCATCCGCTGCTCGGGCAGCGGCTCCGCGCGCCCGCGCTGCGGGACACGGTCTTCGAAGCGGCGTTGAGCGCCACGGCGTACCCGCTGCTGGCCGAGCACCGGCTGCACGACCAGCTCGTGGTGCCGGGCGCGCACCACGTCGCCATGCTGCTGGCCGCCGCGACCGAGAACGGCGTCCAGGCCCCCGGCCTGCGGGACGTCCTCTTCGTCCGGCCGCTGGTGCTGCCGGAGTCCGGTGACCGTCCGGCGCAGACGGTCCTGTCGGCGACGGACGCCACGATGCGGCTGGTCACCTTCGACGACCCCGACTGGACCGAGTACGTCGCCGCCCGGCTCGACCCGGACGCCGTCCCCGACGAGGCGGCGCCGGACCTGGACGCGATCACCGGCGCCTGTGACCGCCCGCTCGGCGACCTCGACGCGTTCTACCGGCGGGTCACCGACGCCGGACTGTCGCTGGGCCCGAGTTTCCGCTGGCTCGACGAGGTGCGAGTCGGTGACGGCGTGGCCGTCGGCGAGATCCGTACCCCCGACGCGTTGGACACCGGCGTGCCGTACCCGGTGCATCCGGGCCTGCTGGACGCGTGTTTCCAACTGCTCGGCCTGAGCCGGCCGCAACCCGACGGCGGACTGGCGGTCCACGTCCCGTTCCGGGTGGACCGGCTGCGGGTCACGCCGTCGGACGGGACGGGGCTGCGGGCGTACGCCCGCAGCAGCGCGACCGGGACGGAGGTCGTGGGGGACGTGGTGGTCGCCGACCGTGCCGGCCGGGTGGTGGTGGAGCTGCGCGGTCTGCGGCTGCGGCACGTCGACCCGGCCGCGCTGCGCCGCCCGCCGGCCCGCGGCGACGACCTGCGGTACGAGCTCACCTGGCCGGTCGCCGACCTGACCGCCTCCGCCGGCGTGGCCCCGGGCCGCTGGCTGGTCTTCGCCGACGCGGGTGGCGTCGGTCGGGAGGTGGCCGCGCTGCTGGCCGCCGCCGGCCACACCTGCGCCCTGGTCCGGCCCGGCGCGGCGTTCACCGTGGACGGCCCGAACGCCTACCGGATCGACCCGGGCCGCGCCGGGGACGTCGCCCGGCTGCTCGACGCGGTCGGCGACGCCGACTGGCGGGGCGTGCTGCACCTGTGGGCGCTGGACGGCCCCGCCGACCCGGACGTGGACCTCACGGACCTCCAGCAGGCCCAGCGGACCGTCCTGGAGAGCACCCTGCACCTGGTGCGGACCCTGGCGACCCGCAGCATGTCCCCCCGCACGTACCTGGTGACCCGGGGTGGGCAGGCGGTCGGGGAGCCGGCCGGGCCGCTGGCGTTGGCGCAGGCCCCGCTCTGGGGCCTCGGTGGCACGGTGGCCCTGGAGCACCCCGAGCTGCGCTGTGTCCGTGTCGACCTGGACCCGGGCGACGACAGTCCCGCCGGGGACGCGGCGTTCCTCGTCGCCGAGGTGTCCGCTGACGACCGGGAGGACCAGGTCGCCCGGCGCGACGGCCAACGGCACGTGGCCCGGCTGGCCCGCTGCGCGGTCGACGGCAACGCGCCGCTGGCGGTGCCGGCCGTCGAGTCGTACCGGTTGGAGGTGGCGACCCCCGGGGTGCTGGACCGGCTGGCGTTGCGCCCGGTGGCCCGGCGGACGCCGGCGGTCGGGCAGGTGGAGCTGCGCGTCCGGGCGACCGGCCTGAACTTCCGGGACGTGCTCAACGCGCTCGACATGTACCCGGGTGAGGCCGGACCGCTCGGCCTGGAGTGCGTGGGCGAGGTGGTGGCGCTGGGCGCGGACGTCGCCGGCCTGGCCGTCGGGGACCGGGTGGTCGCACTGGCCCCGGCGAGCTTCGGCAGTTTCGTGACCGTCGACGCCAACCTGGTCGCGCCGCTGCCGGCGGTCGTCGGGGACGCCGACGGCGCGACCATCCCGGTGACGTTCCTGACCGCCCGGTACGCGTTGGACCGGATCGCCCGACTGGGGCCGGGGGATCGGGTGCTGATCCACGCGGCGGCCGGCGGGGTGGGGCTGGCCGCGGTGCAGCTCGCCCAGGCCGTCGGCGCGGAGGTGTACGCGACGGCGAGCCCGGCCAAGTGGCCGACGCTGCGACGGCTGGGCGTCCGACGGCTGTCGAACTCCCGCACCCTGGCGTTCGCCGAGGAGATCCGGCAGTGGACCGGCGGCGCGGGCGTCGACGTGGTGCTCAACTCGCTGACCGGGGACTTCATCGTCGAGAGTCTGCGGCTGCTGCGCCCCGGCGGGCGGTTCGTGGAGATCGGCAAGCGGGAGATCTGGTCCGCCGAGCAGGTGGCCCGGCTCCGCGACGACGTCAGCTACACCGCGTTCGACCTGGTGGAGTTGTCCCGGGACGAGCCGGCGACGGTCCGGGCGCTGCTGGCCGAGCTGATGCGGCGGTTCGCCGACGGGGAGCTCCAGCCGCTGCCGAGCCGGGTGTTCGGGCTGCCCCGGGCGGTGGACGCGTTCCGGCACATGGCGCAGGCCCGGCACGTCGGCAAGATCGTGGTCAGTCACGATCCGGTGGCGGCGGAGCCGGACGAGCTGGTCCGGCCGGACGGGACGTACCTGGTCACAGGTGGTCTGGGCGGTCTGGGTCGGCACGTGGCGCGGTGGCTGGTGGAGCGCGGGGCCCGGACCCTGGTGCTGGTCGGCCGCAGCGCCGGCAGCGACGACAGCCGGGCGGACGTGGCGGCGTTGCGGGCCGCCGGGGCGCGGGTCGAGGTGGTCCGCGCCGACATCACCCGGGCCGACGAGGTGTCCCGGCTGGTCGGCGAGGTCACCGCGAGCCTGCCGCCGCTGCGCGGGGTGTTCCACGCGGCCGGGGTGCTCGACGACGGCATCCTGCTGCAACAGGAGTGGTCCCGGTTCGCCCGGGTGCTCGGCCCGAAGGTGGCCGGCGCGTGGCACCTGCACCGCGCCACCCACCGCCTCGACCTGGACTTCTTCGTGCTGTTCTCGTCGGTGGCCGCGCTGCTCGGATCCGCCGGGCAGGGCAACTACGCGGCCGGCAACGCCTTCCTGGACCTGCTGGCCGCCGAGCGCCGCCGGCAGGGCCTGCCCGGGTTGAGCGTCGACTGGGGGCCGTGGCGGGGCGCGGGCATGGCCGCCGGTCTCGACGACGACCGGCAGTGGGCGGCGCGCGGCATGGGCCTGATCGACCCGGAGCGGGGCGTCGCCGAGCTGGCCGCCCTGCTCGGGCAGCCCCGTGCCCAGGTCGGGGTGGTCGCCGTCGAGTGGGGCGCCTACCTGCGGCAGTACCCGTCCGGGCGGCGGCCGCCGCTGCTGGACGACCTGGCCGCCGCGACGGGCGTCGACGCGGCCGGACCGGCCGCCGGCGGCAGCGACCACCGGGCCCTGGTGACCCTGCTCGCCGACGCCGCGCCCGACGACCGGGCCGACCTGATCGTGGCGCACGTGCGGGAGTTGGCCGCCCGGGTCCTCGGGGTGGCCGCCGCGCACACCCTGGAGACCCGCCGGCCGCTCAACGAGCTCGGCCTGGACTCCCTGATGGCGGTGGAGCTGCGCAACGCGCTCAGCCTCAGCGTCGACCGGTCGCTGCCGGCCACGGTGCTGTTCGACTACCCGACCGTCGAGGCGCTGGCCGGGTTCGTCGCCGGGGAACTCGCCCCCGCCGAGCCGGCCGCGCCGGCCGGCCCGCCTCCGACCCGGGCCGCGACGCCCGCCGCCGAACCTGACCGGGACGCCTGGCTGGCGGAGATCGCGCAGCTCTCCGACGCCGAGGTCGAGGCCCTCCTGGAGCAGGAACTCTCCCCGTCACCGAAGGACCGTCATGAGTGA